A window from Listeria seeligeri serovar 1/2b str. SLCC3954 encodes these proteins:
- the ytpR gene encoding YtpR family tRNA-binding protein, whose protein sequence is MIVNAFYNEKGVGDTLLIETGEVTFENREWERREDVARIFDRETKALAGFNIFNSSKYFDITANGKVDLTEELVAKMNQVIEKAGFEPEIVADLSPKFVVGYVESKEKHPNADKLNVCQINVGEEVLQIVCGAPNIEAGQKVVVAKIGAVMPSGLIIKPSNLRGEDSFGMVCAARELAIPNAPTEKGILVLEDSAVAGEVFPVNF, encoded by the coding sequence GTGATAGTAAATGCATTTTATAATGAAAAAGGAGTAGGGGACACTCTGCTAATTGAAACGGGTGAAGTAACATTCGAAAATCGCGAGTGGGAACGTCGAGAAGATGTGGCGCGAATATTCGACCGAGAAACAAAAGCTTTAGCAGGATTTAATATTTTCAACAGCTCAAAGTACTTTGATATTACTGCAAATGGGAAAGTGGATTTAACAGAAGAATTAGTGGCAAAAATGAATCAAGTGATTGAAAAAGCGGGATTTGAACCTGAAATCGTGGCAGATTTATCACCAAAATTCGTCGTAGGTTACGTTGAGTCGAAAGAAAAACATCCTAATGCAGATAAATTAAACGTTTGTCAAATTAATGTAGGCGAAGAAGTATTGCAAATTGTTTGTGGTGCACCAAACATTGAAGCTGGTCAAAAAGTTGTAGTAGCTAAAATTGGAGCTGTAATGCCGAGTGGTTTAATAATTAAACCGTCCAATTTACGAGGAGAAGATTCCTTTGGTATGGTATGTGCTGCAAGAGAATTAGCCATCCCTAATGCGCCAACTGAAAAAGGTATTCTTGTTTTAGAAGATTCCGCAGTTGCTGGAGAAGTTTTTCCGGTTAATTTCTAA
- a CDS encoding DUF1444 domain-containing protein, with protein MAKMTTLKMKERLEKELRAPNRKFSYNRDNDTLLVMEADKKVTLTIPQIIANYENDGDAAIQKIVYYVEEGFRAAVGDVALKNNMTSIYPVVRATSFPNKTKAGGVLLAEEHTAETQIFYAFDLGKSYRFIETSMLQEEGLTQEEIRAAAFQNLEKLEIPLKQDSVNGNDFYFVRTNDGYDASRLLNQLFLEEMREKLTGEMVLAVPHQDVLIIGDIQDNTGYDVLAHMTMDFFADGLVPITSLPFVYNNGKLEPIFIMAKNRLKE; from the coding sequence TTGGCAAAAATGACCACGCTAAAAATGAAAGAACGGCTCGAAAAAGAATTACGCGCACCTAATCGAAAATTTTCCTACAATCGTGATAATGACACGCTATTAGTTATGGAAGCGGATAAAAAAGTAACGTTAACAATTCCGCAAATTATTGCGAATTACGAAAATGATGGTGATGCGGCAATTCAAAAAATCGTTTACTATGTGGAAGAGGGGTTCCGGGCAGCGGTGGGGGACGTGGCGCTTAAAAACAATATGACAAGTATTTACCCAGTAGTTCGTGCTACCTCTTTTCCAAACAAAACAAAAGCAGGTGGCGTACTTCTAGCAGAGGAACATACAGCTGAAACCCAGATTTTTTATGCATTTGATCTAGGGAAATCTTACCGCTTTATCGAAACAAGCATGTTGCAAGAAGAAGGTTTAACCCAAGAAGAAATAAGAGCAGCTGCTTTTCAAAACTTGGAAAAATTAGAAATTCCGCTCAAGCAAGATTCAGTTAATGGAAATGATTTTTATTTTGTAAGAACAAATGACGGCTATGATGCAAGTCGCTTACTAAATCAGCTGTTTTTAGAAGAAATGCGGGAGAAATTAACTGGAGAAATGGTTCTAGCGGTGCCGCACCAAGATGTCTTAATTATCGGTGACATCCAGGATAATACAGGTTACGATGTTCTAGCTCACATGACAATGGATTTCTTTGCAGACGGGCTTGTACCAATTACCTCTTTGCCATTTGTGTATAATAATGGTAAACTTGAACCGATATTTATAATGGCAAAAAACAGATTAAAGGAGTAG
- a CDS encoding thioredoxin family protein — protein MKNLESVEQFNAIKAEGKSVFMFSADWCGDCKYIEPVMPEIEAENEDFAFYHVDRDAFIDLCADLAIFGIPSFLAFEDGEEVGRFVSKDRKTKEEINDFLAAI, from the coding sequence ATGAAAAATTTAGAATCAGTTGAGCAATTTAATGCAATTAAAGCAGAAGGGAAATCTGTATTTATGTTTAGTGCGGATTGGTGCGGAGATTGTAAATATATTGAACCAGTTATGCCAGAAATCGAAGCGGAAAATGAGGATTTTGCTTTTTATCATGTTGATCGTGATGCTTTTATTGATTTGTGTGCGGATCTAGCAATCTTTGGAATTCCGAGTTTCCTTGCTTTTGAAGATGGAGAAGAAGTAGGGCGTTTCGTGAGTAAAGACCGAAAAACAAAAGAAGAAATTAATGATTTCCTAGCTGCGATATAA